The following coding sequences lie in one Panicum virgatum strain AP13 chromosome 6N, P.virgatum_v5, whole genome shotgun sequence genomic window:
- the LOC120678934 gene encoding thylakoid lumenal 19 kDa protein, chloroplastic-like gives MFPSLLLSRAPSSPLLAAASTSTAASPPAGPPQALRVPPPSKKPPLATALVAAAAAGLLLLSPAPAPSRADPEFTVYYGTAASAANYGGYGGNASKKDTAEYVYDVPEGWKERLVSKVEKGTNGTDSEFFNPRKRSEKEYLTFLPGIRALAPLGAVLDNLALSDVGLLDQIASADDVTSAERTDGAGQVYYEYEVTGAGAHSLISVTCARNKLYAHFVTAPNAEWGRDEAVLRRLHQSFRTIQPGAPPPATES, from the coding sequence ATGTTTCcgtccctcctcctctctcgcgcgccgtcgtcccctctcctcgccgccgcgtccacctccactgccgcctcgccgccggcgggcccTCCGCAGGCGCTGAGGGTGCCGCCGCCCAGCAAGAAGCCGCCCCTCGCCACGGCGCTggtcgcggcggccgcggcggggctgctgctgctgtccccCGCGCCGGCTCCCTCCCGCGCCGACCCGGAGTTCACGGTGTACTacgggacggcggcgagcgcggcgaacTACGGCGGGTACGGCGGGAACGCGAGCAAGAAGGACACGGCGGAGTACGTGTACGACGTGCCCGAGGGGTGGAAGGAGCGGCTGGTGTCCAAGGTGGAGAAGGGCACCAACGGCACGGACAGCGAGTTCTTCAACCCGCGGAAGCGGTCGGAGAAGGAGTACCTGACGTTCCTGCCGGGGATCCGCGCGCTGGCGCCGCTCGGCGCCGTGCTCGACAACCTGGCCCTCTCCGACGTCGGGCTGCTGGACCAGATCGCGTCCGCCGACGACGTGACCTCGGCGGAGCGCACCGACGGCGCCGGCCAGGTGTACTACGAGTACGAGgtgaccggcgccggcgcgcacaGCCTCATCTCCGTGACGTGCGCGCGGAACAAGCTGTACGCGCACTTCGTCACCGCGCCCAACGCCGAGTGGGGCCGCGACGAGGCCGTGCTCCGCCGCCTGCACCAGTCCTTCAGGACCATCCAGcccggcgccccgccgccggccaccgagaGCTAA
- the LOC120680210 gene encoding zinc finger protein WIP2-like, translating into MEDPYTSFFKNPYYYYTTSFPAAAPAPHIPPPLPPYTSRYPPSSAATPQYPACFFQPQPTLPPLHDSPPSPPLREALPLLSQSPTLGASRPRHVAADYDADDFLREVVGSSATPSARAPLFADLNCMPSCCDDGDPMDVEAGSSTDDAAVALRIGLPAAPANGCGGTEPDLLSGLTGRACGGMEPEEDEEECKVDAGDGDEVVPLGFASTPIGRLNKGQYWIPTPAQILIGPTQFSCPVCYKTFNRYNNMQMHMWGHGSQYRKGPESLRGVQPTAMLRLPCYCCAAGCRNNIDHPRARPLKDFRTLQTHYKRKHGVKPFLCRKCGKAFAVKGDWRTHEKNCGRLWYCLCGSEFKHKRSLKDHARAFGHGHGHGAFGCNADEMVDDDDGAVSEIEQDCCRSSAR; encoded by the exons ATGGAAGACCCCTACACGAGCTTCTTCAAGAACCCCTACTACTACTACACCACCTCCTTCCCGGCAGCCGCTCCAGCTCCCCATATCCCTCCTCCCCTTCCACCGTACACCAGCCGCTaccccccctcctccgccgccacgcctCAGTACCCGGCCTGCTTCTTCCAGCCGCAGCCGACGCTGCCGCCTCTCCACGACAGCCCTCCCTCGCCTCCGCTCCGGGAGGCGCTGCCCCTCCTCTCCCAGTCACCCACGCTCGGCGCGTCTCGGCCGCGGCATGTAGCGGCGGACTACGACGCCGACGACTTCCTACGGGAGGTCGTCGGCAGCTCCGCGACCCcttccgcgcgcgcgccgctctTCGCCGACCTCAACTGCATGCCCTCCTGCTGCGACGACGGCGACCCGATGGACGTGGAGGCCGGGTCGTCCACGGACGACGCCGCGGTCGCCCTGCGCATCGGACTGCCCGCGGCGCCCGCGAACGGCTGCGGTGGCACGGAGCCTGACCTCCTGTCCGGGCTCACGGGCAGGGCCTGCGGTGGCATGGAgcccgaggaggacgaggaggagtgCAAGgtggacgccggcgacggcgacgaggtggTGCCGCTAGGGTTCGCGTCGACGCCCATCGGGAGGCTCAACAAGGGGCAGTACTGGATCCCGACGCCGGCGCAGATCCTCATCGGGCCCACCCAGTTCTCGTGCCCCGTCTGCTACAAGACCTTCAACCGATACAACAACATGCAG ATGCACATGTGGGGCCACGGGTCGCAGTACCGCAAGGGCCCCGAGTCGCTGCGCGGCGTGCAGCCGACGGCGATGCTCCGGCTGCCGTGCTACTGCTGCGCGGCGGGGTGCCGCAACAACATCGACCACCCGCGGGCGCGGCCGCTCAAGGACTTCCGCACGCTGCAGACGCACTACAAGCGCAAGCACGGGGTCAAGCCCTTCCTCTGCCGCAAGTGCGGCAAGGCCTTCGCCGTCAAGGGCGACTGGCGCACGCACGAGAAGAACTGCGGCAGGCTCTGGTACTGCCTCTGCGGCTCCGAGTTCAAGCACAAGCGCTCGCTCAAGGACCACGCCAGGGCcttcggccacggccacggccacggcgccTTCGGCTGCAACGCCGACGAGatggtcgacgacgacgacggcgccgtcTCCGAGATCGAGCAGGACTGCTGCCGTTCATCGGCGCGCTGA